One window of Triticum dicoccoides isolate Atlit2015 ecotype Zavitan chromosome 5A, WEW_v2.0, whole genome shotgun sequence genomic DNA carries:
- the LOC119298497 gene encoding pollen allergen Phl p 2-like has protein sequence MASSRRLLAVTLLAMLVAGAWCAAPVTFTVEKGSDTGSGKKQLAVLVNYDMPGDTMSELEIMQHDADDWVAMTKDEGGLWTFESADPLVGPFNFRYFTTKGMKNVYDSVIPDNYTIGTTYTPEG, from the coding sequence ATGGCATCCTCGAGAAGGTTGCTGGCGGTGACTTTGCTGGCGATGCTGGTCGCGGGCGCGTGGTGCGCGGCACCGGTGACCTTCACGGTGGAGAAGGGGTCGGACACGGGGTCGGGAAAGAAGCAGCTGGCGGTGCTGGTGAATTACGACATGCCAGGCGACACCATGTCGGAGCTGGAGATCATGCAGCACGACGCCGACGACTGGGTGGCCATGACCAAGGACGAGGGCGGCCTGTGGACCTTCGAGAGCGCCGATCCGCTCGTGGGCCCCTTCAACTTCCGCTACTTCACCACGAAGGGCATGAAGAACGTCTACGACAGCGTCATCCCAGATAACTACACGATCGGCACCACCTACACACCCGAAGGGTAG